One part of the Ursus arctos isolate Adak ecotype North America unplaced genomic scaffold, UrsArc2.0 scaffold_20, whole genome shotgun sequence genome encodes these proteins:
- the LOC113253702 gene encoding 60S ribosomal protein L32-like — protein MTALRPLVKPKIVKNRTKKFIQHQSDQYVKIKHNWWKPRGIDNRLHRRFMGQILMPNTGYRSKKKTKHILTSDFQKFLVHKVKELEVLLMCNRSYCAMSAHNVSSMNGKTIMERAAELAISHQSQCHATQQRK, from the coding sequence ATGACCGCCCTCAGACCTCTGGTGAAGCCCAAGATTGTTAAAAATAGGACCAAGAAGTTCATCCAGCACCAGTCAGACCAATATGTCAAAATTAAGCACAACTGGTGGAAACCCAGAGGCATTGACAATAGGTTGCACAGAAGATTCATGGGCCAGATCCTGATGCCCAACACTGGTTacagaagcaagaagaaaacaaagcacataCTGACCAGTGACTTCCAGAAGTTCCTAGTCCACAAAGTCAAGGAGCTTGAAGTGCTCCTGATGTGCAACAGATCTTACTGTGCAATGAGTGCTCACAATGTCTCTTCCATGAATGGCAAAACCATTATGGAAAGAGCAGCTGAGCTGGCCATCAGTCACCAATCCCAATGCCATgctacacagcaaagaaaatga